Below is a genomic region from Miscanthus floridulus cultivar M001 chromosome 1, ASM1932011v1, whole genome shotgun sequence.
CTGGCACCCTACCAGCACCTACACCTCTACGGGCCCCCTCCCAGCTGGTGTCTTCAGTCACCCTAGCGCCGGGACTGGGCACACCGACATCCAGGTCGCCTCCGCCAGGCTTCACCATACCCAGACCAATGGGCGCCTCGGTGCCCACTCCGGGCACGCCAGCGTCCCGGTCTCCTCCACCCGGCTTCACCGCGCCCATGGCCCCCCTCCACATGCGCCCGCTGTACAGGCATCCATGACGCCCCCTCTGCCAGCGTCCCCTCTACATGCGCCCACAGCGCCCCCTGTACATGCGCCCACAGAGCCCCCTATGCAGGTGTCCCCGGCTTCCTCCTTCAGCAAGCTGCCCATCGTCCATGTCTACACCCGGCGTGCCCCCGCACCCAGCTCGCCACCTGAGTCCCCCGCTGGGGCTCCTCCTCGACGCTCCGGCATGATTCCCTCTCCACCACGCTACGTCAAGAGTGGTCCTCCACTGCCAACAGGAGCCGTCTCCATCCCGCCAATCGCCAACTCTCATGGCATGGCGACCCGTGGGAAGTCCGGATACAGGCAGCCTCGCCTTGCTCTACACACTGAGGCTCTGTCCCCACTGCCGTGGTCCTGTCGTGATGCTCTTGCTAATCCGCACTGGCGTCGGGCCATGGAAGCAGAATTTGCTGCCCTCTTGGACAACCACACTTGAGATCTCGTTCCTCAGCCTGCCAAGGCAAATGTGGTCACTGGAAAATGGATCTTCAAACACAAGTTTCATGCTGATGGCTCCTTAGACAGATACAAGGCTCGTTGGGTGCTCCATGGGTTCACACAGCGCCCCGAAGTTGATTACGATGAGACTTTTAGTCTCGTCGTCAAGCCCGCTACCGTTCGCACCATCCTCACTCTAGCTCACTCTCGGGATTGACCCATCCATCAACCTGATGTAAAGAATGCCTTCCTCCACGGGACTTTGTCAGAAACAATGTATTGCTCTCAACCCACTGGCTTTGCTGATCCTGCTATTCCTGGACACGTCTGTAAGCTCAACAGATCCCTCTACGGCTTAAAGTAGGCATCGCGAGCATGGTACAGCCGGTTTGCCTCTTTTCTGCTCTCACTAGGTTTCACTAAAGCCAAGTCAGACACCTCTCTCTTCATATATCGCCGTGGCACCGCGACAGTCTACTTGcttctatatgtggatgatattatCCTTACAGCCTCCTCTGAGCAGCTCCTACACCGTGTGATTGATGCACTGAAGAAGGAATTTGCCATGACTGATCTCGGTCCCCTGCACCACTTTCTCGACGTGGCAGTTCAGCGACACAGGgatactctctttctctcacaacGTCATTACACTCTGGACATCCTCACTCGACACGGCATGAGCGGCTGTAAACCATGCTCTACCCCTGTCGACACTTGTGCCAAAGTGTCTACTGATGTCGGCCCTTCTGTTGATGATCCTACAGCCTACCGCAGCCTTGTGGGAGCTCTTCAGTACCTGACCTTCACCCGGCCTGACATTGCATACGCCGTCCAACAAGTCTGCCTACACATGCATGATCCCCGGGAAgttcatcttgttgctgccaagcGGATTCTTCGCTACCTTTAGGGCACTATCGGTCATGGTCTGGTCATTCCCAGATCTACTCCAATTCAGCTCGTCGTGTACACCGATGTCGACTAGGTCGGCTGCCCCGACACCCGCCGTTCCACCTCAGGCTACGCTGTCTTCCTCGAAGGCGGCCTTGTTTCCTAGTCGTCTAAGCGTCAACCCACCGTTTCTCGGTCAAGCGCCGAGGCCGAGTACCGTGCCGTTGCCAACGGTGTCGCTGAAGCCTCCTAGCTGCGACAGCTTCTACAGGAGCTTCACCATCCTCTGGATTCAGCCTGCCTCgtctactgcgacaacgtcagcgccgtctacctctccaccaaccccgtTCAGCATCAGCGCACCAAGCATGTGGAAATCGACCTCCACTTCGTCCGGGAACGGGTCGCCATTGGAGCCGTCCGTGTTCTTCATGTTCCCACCACGTCGCAGTTCGCCGATGTCTTCACCAAGGGGCTTCCTTCTTCTGTATTTATGGATTTCTGCTCCAGTCTGAACGTTCGCTCTAATGACGTTCCGACTGCAGGGGGTGTTAGAATTAATTACCTCTTAGCTGTAATCTCTTAGTCCTATGCGCCACCTCCAGGCTGGCCAGGTCCTTTGGGCTCTCCCTGCTCTCCTATATATACGTGTAACTCCTCCTGTAATCTGGTTAAGTAATCTAAGCCTATTGCCCTTCCTCTATTAGTCACCCATCTCCAGAAAATCGTTAGCATGCTTTACTCTTACCAGATATACTTGGATGTTGTACATCATACTCTTTTCAGTTATGCAATCTTTTAGTAGGTCGATCATGTGACAAGGACATGAAGTAGAAGTTATATGGATAAAGGTAAAGATGTATGTTGAGTACTTGCATGAAGAAATCCTGCCTGCCTGGAGCCAGCCAAGATGAGAGGTAGAGGAAGTTTCTTGCCCTTTGAGTTGATCAACCATAGAGTAGAAGAAAACGCTCTTTGCAGCTGGAATCCATGAGAGCGCCTTTTTATATTCTCCTTTGACCAATCCTTATCAAATGCATTATTCCACTACTGTACATCATTTGGTGTACTGAACTAGATTCTTTTTTAATTTATCATCCTCTGTTTTCTTGTTCCTCTGTTTTCTTAGCTTCAATTCTTGAATAGGTCATATATTGTTGTCAAACATAACTTTTCAACACTGTAATGTACCAACTCTTATGAACACCCAAAGGTTGCATGATTATCCCAACATTTATATCATTTTTTACCTGTAAAACGCAAAACGATGCGGCTATCCTTATGTCGTTTTTCTTTGTTTCCTCCCACTTTAATAGTGGTCCTAATTCTGTCTAGACATGGTCCCTCATCTAAACTACAGCCATAACTCAACTATTTATACTGATAAATGTGATGAGAAGTGAAGTATTTGCAGATCGTACTGCTAAGAGAACATTACTTAGCTATGACTTTCAGTACTACAACATTAAAAAACCAGTACAAGAAACAATAAAGGAATACATTGATAAGTCTCTTTCACCAAACTTCCAGTTGAGTTGTGCAGTGtaaatatttttcttttgagAATATGCGAAGCATTCCGTAATGAAAATCTATGAATCCATTATTACTCTTTTGTTGAGAAATAAAAATTACAGTATATACCATGTGTATGCATTTACCCTTCAATTTTCACACCACAAGGCAGGAAGCAATTCCAAGTTACCACAGATCAGTATACAGGCGGCGGAGGAGCATGCActggtggaggtggcggtggcggcgatgGTGGCGCGATGCACCCATGGGCATCGCACTGTACCCGAGGTTGGTGTAGGAATGAGATGCACTGCTCGCCTGGCCGCTGGTCGGGGCGCCCAGCAATGCAGTTCTGCCGGTCGTCGATGCGCGGCACCTCGAGGCACCGATGCGGCTCGCCGCAGAAGAAGTTGTACGAGTAGGTGAAGTTCTTGAGGTGCGGCAGCTCGCAGATGCTCTCGGGTATCTCGCCGGCGAGCTGGTTGTGCGCGACGTCGAGCTGCTCCAGCGCGCGCATGTTGCCGATCGTATCCGGCAGCGTGCCGGCGATGTTGTTGAAACTGAGGTCGAGCACGGTGAGCTTGTCCAGCTTGCCGATCTCAGGCGGGATGCAGGAGGAGATGCCGCTGTTGAGAAGAATTAGCTCGTTGAGCGTTCcggccatgtcgccgatgctgctCGGCAGGCAGCCGCTCACCCGCGGCAGGTTCGCCAGCACGATCACCGACGCCGTCGAGTTGGTGAAACTGACCGGCAGCGAGAACTCGAAGTGGTTGTTGTTAATGAAAAGCGCGTCGATCTTCTTGTCGAAGATGGCCGCCGGCACCTCGCCGCAGAAGTTGTTAAACCTTCACACACACACATGCATCACATAATTTAGTTGCACTAATATACAGCTTCTTTCGCAGGTTCAAGTAATCTGATGCGTGTACTGTATGCGTGCTCACCTGATGTCGACGTACTGGACATTGGGGAGGCAGAGGAGCTGCGACGGGAAGGGGCCGGACAGCTGGTTGTTGCTGACATCGATctcgtggaggaggtggagggagCGGAGGGACTCGGGGAGGGAGCCGCAGAAGCGGTTGGAGTTGAGGTGGAAGACGGCGAGGTCGGACAGGAGGCCCAGCTCCTCAGGGAGCGTGCCGGCGAGGTCGCCGTGGTTGAGGTCCACGCCAGCCACCGTGCGCTGGCAGGGGTCGTCAGGCGCCGGCGCGCAGTATACGCCGAAGTAGTTGCACACGTCGGGCCCGCACCAGTTCTTGGTCAGCTTCTTGGGGTCGTCCGTGATGGCGCGCTTCAGCGCCTGCAGCGCCACGTACGCCTTCTCCAACCGCGAGTTGTTCGTGGCCGCCGCCGCAGGCAGGGACGGCGGAGGCATGCTCGGCGCTGGCTGCGCCGAGGCCAGCAGCGGCCAGGCGACCGTGAGCACCAGGAAGGCGGCCGCCACCGCCCTCGAGCTCATCCTCGTCATCGCCGGGCCGCACTTGTCTGCATGCAACGGTAAGGGCAGTGGAATATTTGGTTTTTTGCTTGCTGTGTCTACTAGTGATTCGTGTCCAGTGTGTGCTGTTGCCGTGTGTTCAATTTGGTATATATAGGCGCTTCCTTTGGGGCTTCTCTTTTTTTGGGCCTCTGTGCGTGCACCATTTGCTCATGCCCTCTATCTTTGTTTATTGTGCTTGGATCATTGGCACAGTTGACCACTTCGTTTTGCGACGATCTTGTTCATGTTTGGGGGCATAATAAAATTTGGGCAGCAGTGACTAGATTTTTCCTACCTAATTGACCTGCCTGCTCGTGAATTTGTGGTCCTTTCGCTTTCTTGCTGTTGTGTCGAAATTTTTGGCCCCCTTTTGTGGCCGTGGACgtggtcaaaaaaaaaaaaaaacccaggaCCGGGGTTTGTTGTTACTTGTTAGCtcttgtttagtttcaccccaatatcttaaaaagtgctacagtacctgtcacatcgaatgtttgcggtccatgcatggagcattaaatgtagacaaaaaaaaaactaattgcacagtttggtgagaaattacgagacgaacgttttgagcctaattaatccatgtttgaacactatttaccaaataaaaacaaacgtgctacagtagcctaaAATTCTAACTTcctggaactaaacacagccttagtgACAGACATTGTTGTCTCGTGCTACTCACTTGtatggatgaaaatggtacggatatttatccgaccgtccgttcgaccgaacaaatatgaacacttaaATGGATAATTATATGGATATTCGGATTTTTTTCCGGATACGGATACTTAAATGGATAGTTTACACGGATATCAAATACAAATATGATATCGTCGGTATCCGGCGGATACGGATAATCCGAGTAAAAAAACGGATATATCCGTCCGGATACTATCCGTTTAagttcaaacgaccttggatggagaaatgatcaaaataaaaattgtagatcttgatgagctgaacaaacttgatattcaaaacttttcaatttgagacaacctagggttccgaaaactagtttgtaggcgtcaaaatttaaaaatcacaaatttgaaccgtccaaactatctcaaatagaaagttgaccaaaacaacaattgtagatcttgatgagtttaacaaacttggtattcaaaacttttcaatttgaagtcatttagagttcataatactagagttaaagtgttgttttttcatttgaccaaatttgacttggtcaaacttgctcaaatgagacactaaatgacctcagatgaaaaatctctgaataccaagtttgatcatctcagcaagatctacaattgttacatagctcattttcccatttgaaaattttttatcaaacactagtcacaaattcttgaatctcgtaTAGACTTTCTAACTATGTCacgcacttgtgaaatttgaactacattttattcaaactttctcaaatgaaaaaatgtcctatataaggattgtagatcttgatgagctgaacaaacttggtattcgaaacttttcaatttgagaccatctagggtttcaaaaactagtttgtaggcatcaaaatttaaaaatcacaaatttgaaccatccaaactttctcaaatagaaagttgaccaaaacaacaattgtagatcttgatgagtttaacaaacttggtattcaaaacttttcaatttgaagtcatttagagttcataatactagagtcaaagtgttgttttttcatttgaccagatttgacttggtcaaacttgctcaaatgagacactaaatgacctcagatgaaaaatctctgaataccaagtttgatcatctcagcaatatctacaattgttacatagctcattttcccatttgagaaatttttatcaaacactagtcacaaattcttgaatctcatatagactttctaaaactatgtcacacacttatgaaatttgaactatattttgttcaaattttttcaaatgaaaaaatggcctatataaggattgtaaatcttgatgagctgaacaaacttgatattcaaaacttttgaatttgagacaatctagggttccgaaaactagtttgtaggtgttgaaatttaaaaatcacaaatttgaactatccaaactatctcaaatagaaagttgaccaaaacaacaattgtagatcctgatgagtttaacaaacttggtattcaaaacttttcaatttgaagtcatttagagttcataatactagagttaaagtgttgttttttcatttgaccaaatttaacttggtcaaacttgctcaaatgagacactaaatgacctcagatgaaaacactctgaataccaagtttgatcatctcag
It encodes:
- the LOC136478360 gene encoding leucine-rich repeat extensin-like protein 6; this encodes MTRMSSRAVAAAFLVLTVAWPLLASAQPAPSMPPPSLPAAAATNNSRLEKAYVALQALKRAITDDPKKLTKNWCGPDVCNYFGVYCAPAPDDPCQRTVAGVDLNHGDLAGTLPEELGLLSDLAVFHLNSNRFCGSLPESLRSLHLLHEIDVSNNQLSGPFPSQLLCLPNVQYVDIRFNNFCGEVPAAIFDKKIDALFINNNHFEFSLPVSFTNSTASVIVLANLPRVSGCLPSSIGDMAGTLNELILLNSGISSCIPPEIGKLDKLTVLDLSFNNIAGTLPDTIGNMRALEQLDVAHNQLAGEIPESICELPHLKNFTYSYNFFCGEPHRCLEVPRIDDRQNCIAGRPDQRPGEQCISFLHQPRVQCDAHGCIAPPSPPPPPPPVHAPPPPVY